One genomic window of Mycteria americana isolate JAX WOST 10 ecotype Jacksonville Zoo and Gardens chromosome 6, USCA_MyAme_1.0, whole genome shotgun sequence includes the following:
- the ZNF710 gene encoding zinc finger protein 710 isoform X1 — MTCSGDLVVPASPGEPSRRHDSVGRPREMDRFTECGTQTDAVVVLSLAQAAVLGLVSENELLGATISPAGFFPGLGGELPDTAAAEPGEPEGECRLEGEGQAPGDGQEEDALEAESSLEKHARRRKRPPVRLVPKVKCEKAEDEVLYEVSVPGDEEGEWQRGCPPPGQDPGQEQTVQSSAMKMIDLGTFGRKPRRLRHRRRHAHQELEGTERRLGDADPAGAVEGGTTGALQTECAFEAGAPSPGEAEAPAPASPEQVKSEQGFAWQEPGELEAEAAGATSERNKKAQLDRLDINVQIDDSYLVEAGDRQKRWQCRMCEKSYTSKYNLVTHILGHNGIKPHSCPHCNKLFKQPSHLQTHLLTHQGTRPHKCEVCSKAFTQTSHLKRHMLLHTDIKPYSCRFCGRGFAYPSELKAHEVKHESGRCHVCVECGLDFSTLTQLKRHLSTHQGPTLYQCLECSKSFHYRSQLQNHMLKHQNVRPFVCTECGMEFSQIHHLKQHSLTHKGVKEFKCEVCGREFTLQANMKRHMLIHTSVRPYQCHICFKTFVQKQTLKTHMIVHSPVKPFKCKVCGKSFNRMYNLLGHMHLHAGSKPFKCPYCSSKFNLKGNLSRHMKVKHGVMDISLDSQDPMMDLAGADHAELDGQQEMDDFEEENSYSYRGVGNPPDEHALTEQAMKEMAYYNML; from the exons ATGACTTGCTCAGGGGATCTTGTGGTGCCAGCAAGCCCAGGCGAGCCGTCCCGCCG ccaTGACAGCGTAGGCAGGCCGCGAGAGATGGATCGCTTCACCGAGTGCGGGACCCAGACGGACGCGGTGGTGGTGCTGTCCCTGGCGCAGGCTGCGGTTCTGGGCTTGGTGTCCGAGAATGAGCTTCTCGGGGCCACCATCAGCCCCGCTGGCTTCttcccggggctgggaggggagctgCCGGACACCGCCGCCGCGGAGCCTGGGGAGCCGGAGGGCGAGTGCCGGCTGGAGGGTGAGGGGCAGGCGCCAGGGGATGGGCAGGAGGAGGACGCCTTGGAGGCAGAGTCCTCCCTGGAGAAGCACGCCCGGAGGAGGAAGCGGCCTCCGGTGAGGCTGGTGCCCAAGGTCAAGTGCGAGAAGGCGGAGGACGAGGTGCTGTACGAAGTGTCCGTCCCTGGGGACGAGGAGGGCGAGTGGCAGCGCGGCTGCCCGCCCCCCGGCCAGGACCCCGGCCAGGAGCAGACGGTGCAGAGCAGCGCCATGAAGATGATCGACCTCGGCACCTTCGGCAGGAAGCCCCGGCGCCTGCGGCACCGGCGCCGGCACGCGCACCAGGAGCTGGAGGGCACCGAGCGCCGCCTCGGGGATGCCGACCCGGCCGGCGCGGTGGAAGGCGGCACCACGGGGGCCCTGCAGACCGAGTGCGCCTTTGAGGCGGGCGCCCCGTCCCCTGGCGAGGCGGAGGCCCCCGCGCCGGCGTCCCCCGAGCAGGTGAAGAGCGAGCAGGGCTTCGCCTGGCAGGAGCCGGGGGAGctggaggcggaggcggcgggtgCCACCAGCGAGCGCAACAAGAAGGCGCAGCTGGACCGGCTGGACATCAACGTGCAGATCGACGACTCCTACCTGGTGGAGGCGGGGGACCGCCAGAAGCGCTGGCAGTGCCGCATGTGCGAGAAGTCCTACACGTCCAAGTACAACCTGGTGACCCACATCCTGGGCCACAACGGCATCAAGCCCCACTCCTGCCCGCACTGCAACAAGCTCTTCAAGCAGCCCAGCCACCTACAGACCCACCTGCTGACCCACCAGGGCACGCGGCCCCACAAGTGCGAGGTGTGCAGCAAGGCCTTCACCCAGACCAGCCACCTGAAGCGGCACATGCTGCTGCACACCGACATCAAGCCCTACAGCTGCCGCTTCTGCGGCCGGGGCTTCGCCTACCCCAGCGAGCTGAAGGCGCACGAGGTGAAGCACGAGAGCGGCCGCTGCCACGTCTGCGTGGAGTGCGGGCTGGACTTCTCCACGCTGACCCAGCTGAAGCGGCACCTCTCCACGcaccagggccccacgctgtacCAGTGCCTGGAGTGCAGCAAGTCCTTCCACTACCGCAGCCAGCTGCAGAACCACATGCTGAAGCACCAGAACGTCCGGCCCTTCGTCTGCACCGAGTGCGGGATGGAGTTCAGCCAGATCCACCACCTCAAGCAGCACTCCCTCACGCACAAG GGCGTGAAGGAGTTCAAGTGCGAGGTGTGCGGGCGGGAGTTCACCCTGCAGGCCAACATGAAGCGGCACATGCTGATCCACACCAGCGTCCGTCCCTACCAGTGCCACATCTGCTTCAAGACGTTTGTGCAGAAGCAGACGCTCAAGACCCACATGATTGTGCACTCACCGGTGAAGCCATTCAAATGCAAG GTCTGCGGGAAGTCCTTCAACCGCATGTACAACCTGCTGGGCCACATGCACCTGCACGCGGGGAGCAAGCCCTTCAAGTGTCCCTACTGCTCCAGCAAGTTCAACCTGAAGGGCAACCTGAGCCGGCACATGAAGGTCAAGCACGGCGTGATGGACATCAGCCTGGACAGCCAAG ATCCCATGATGGACCTGGCCGGGGCTGACCATGCTGAGCTGGACGGGCAGCAGGAGATGGACGACTTCGAGGAGGAGAACTCTTACAGCTACAGGGGGGTGGGCAACCCTCCGGACGAGCACGCCCTGACTGAGCAGGCCATGAAGGAGATGGCGTACTACAACATGTTGTAG
- the ZNF710 gene encoding zinc finger protein 710 isoform X2, whose amino-acid sequence MDRFTECGTQTDAVVVLSLAQAAVLGLVSENELLGATISPAGFFPGLGGELPDTAAAEPGEPEGECRLEGEGQAPGDGQEEDALEAESSLEKHARRRKRPPVRLVPKVKCEKAEDEVLYEVSVPGDEEGEWQRGCPPPGQDPGQEQTVQSSAMKMIDLGTFGRKPRRLRHRRRHAHQELEGTERRLGDADPAGAVEGGTTGALQTECAFEAGAPSPGEAEAPAPASPEQVKSEQGFAWQEPGELEAEAAGATSERNKKAQLDRLDINVQIDDSYLVEAGDRQKRWQCRMCEKSYTSKYNLVTHILGHNGIKPHSCPHCNKLFKQPSHLQTHLLTHQGTRPHKCEVCSKAFTQTSHLKRHMLLHTDIKPYSCRFCGRGFAYPSELKAHEVKHESGRCHVCVECGLDFSTLTQLKRHLSTHQGPTLYQCLECSKSFHYRSQLQNHMLKHQNVRPFVCTECGMEFSQIHHLKQHSLTHKGVKEFKCEVCGREFTLQANMKRHMLIHTSVRPYQCHICFKTFVQKQTLKTHMIVHSPVKPFKCKVCGKSFNRMYNLLGHMHLHAGSKPFKCPYCSSKFNLKGNLSRHMKVKHGVMDISLDSQDPMMDLAGADHAELDGQQEMDDFEEENSYSYRGVGNPPDEHALTEQAMKEMAYYNML is encoded by the exons ATGGATCGCTTCACCGAGTGCGGGACCCAGACGGACGCGGTGGTGGTGCTGTCCCTGGCGCAGGCTGCGGTTCTGGGCTTGGTGTCCGAGAATGAGCTTCTCGGGGCCACCATCAGCCCCGCTGGCTTCttcccggggctgggaggggagctgCCGGACACCGCCGCCGCGGAGCCTGGGGAGCCGGAGGGCGAGTGCCGGCTGGAGGGTGAGGGGCAGGCGCCAGGGGATGGGCAGGAGGAGGACGCCTTGGAGGCAGAGTCCTCCCTGGAGAAGCACGCCCGGAGGAGGAAGCGGCCTCCGGTGAGGCTGGTGCCCAAGGTCAAGTGCGAGAAGGCGGAGGACGAGGTGCTGTACGAAGTGTCCGTCCCTGGGGACGAGGAGGGCGAGTGGCAGCGCGGCTGCCCGCCCCCCGGCCAGGACCCCGGCCAGGAGCAGACGGTGCAGAGCAGCGCCATGAAGATGATCGACCTCGGCACCTTCGGCAGGAAGCCCCGGCGCCTGCGGCACCGGCGCCGGCACGCGCACCAGGAGCTGGAGGGCACCGAGCGCCGCCTCGGGGATGCCGACCCGGCCGGCGCGGTGGAAGGCGGCACCACGGGGGCCCTGCAGACCGAGTGCGCCTTTGAGGCGGGCGCCCCGTCCCCTGGCGAGGCGGAGGCCCCCGCGCCGGCGTCCCCCGAGCAGGTGAAGAGCGAGCAGGGCTTCGCCTGGCAGGAGCCGGGGGAGctggaggcggaggcggcgggtgCCACCAGCGAGCGCAACAAGAAGGCGCAGCTGGACCGGCTGGACATCAACGTGCAGATCGACGACTCCTACCTGGTGGAGGCGGGGGACCGCCAGAAGCGCTGGCAGTGCCGCATGTGCGAGAAGTCCTACACGTCCAAGTACAACCTGGTGACCCACATCCTGGGCCACAACGGCATCAAGCCCCACTCCTGCCCGCACTGCAACAAGCTCTTCAAGCAGCCCAGCCACCTACAGACCCACCTGCTGACCCACCAGGGCACGCGGCCCCACAAGTGCGAGGTGTGCAGCAAGGCCTTCACCCAGACCAGCCACCTGAAGCGGCACATGCTGCTGCACACCGACATCAAGCCCTACAGCTGCCGCTTCTGCGGCCGGGGCTTCGCCTACCCCAGCGAGCTGAAGGCGCACGAGGTGAAGCACGAGAGCGGCCGCTGCCACGTCTGCGTGGAGTGCGGGCTGGACTTCTCCACGCTGACCCAGCTGAAGCGGCACCTCTCCACGcaccagggccccacgctgtacCAGTGCCTGGAGTGCAGCAAGTCCTTCCACTACCGCAGCCAGCTGCAGAACCACATGCTGAAGCACCAGAACGTCCGGCCCTTCGTCTGCACCGAGTGCGGGATGGAGTTCAGCCAGATCCACCACCTCAAGCAGCACTCCCTCACGCACAAG GGCGTGAAGGAGTTCAAGTGCGAGGTGTGCGGGCGGGAGTTCACCCTGCAGGCCAACATGAAGCGGCACATGCTGATCCACACCAGCGTCCGTCCCTACCAGTGCCACATCTGCTTCAAGACGTTTGTGCAGAAGCAGACGCTCAAGACCCACATGATTGTGCACTCACCGGTGAAGCCATTCAAATGCAAG GTCTGCGGGAAGTCCTTCAACCGCATGTACAACCTGCTGGGCCACATGCACCTGCACGCGGGGAGCAAGCCCTTCAAGTGTCCCTACTGCTCCAGCAAGTTCAACCTGAAGGGCAACCTGAGCCGGCACATGAAGGTCAAGCACGGCGTGATGGACATCAGCCTGGACAGCCAAG ATCCCATGATGGACCTGGCCGGGGCTGACCATGCTGAGCTGGACGGGCAGCAGGAGATGGACGACTTCGAGGAGGAGAACTCTTACAGCTACAGGGGGGTGGGCAACCCTCCGGACGAGCACGCCCTGACTGAGCAGGCCATGAAGGAGATGGCGTACTACAACATGTTGTAG